One window of the Populus trichocarpa isolate Nisqually-1 chromosome 9, P.trichocarpa_v4.1, whole genome shotgun sequence genome contains the following:
- the LOC7460052 gene encoding cytochrome c1-2, heme protein, mitochondrial produces MAGGGVIHQLLRRKLQSHSGATSVLSSFTSKKVHGDAGSVGMKSLRAFALFGAGLSGFLSFASVASADEAEHGLECPSYPWPHKGILSSYDHSSIRRGQQVYQQVCASCHSMSLISYRDLVGVAYTEEETKAMAAEIEVVDGPNDEGEMFTRPGKLSDRFPQPYANEQAARFANGGAYPPDLSLITKARHNGQNYVFALLTGYRDPPAGVSIREGLHYNPYFPGGAIAMPKMLIDGAVEYEDGTPATEAQMGKDVVSFLSWAAEPEMEERKLMGFKWIFVLSLALLQAAYYRRLKWSVLKSRKLVLDVVN; encoded by the exons ATGGCTGGAGGAGGGGTGATCCACCAGCTTCTGAGGAGAAAACTTCAGTCACACTCTGGT GCCACTTCAGTTTTATCTTCCTTCACTTCAAAAAAAGTTCATGGTGATGCTGGATCTGTGGGTATGAAGTCCCTAAGAGCGTTTGCATTATTTGGAGCTGGACTTTCAGGGTTTCTGAGTTTTGCATCAGTAGCATCCGCGGATGAGGCTGAACATGGGTTAGAGTGTCCAAGCTATCCTTGGCCACACAAAGGGATTCTAAGTTCATATGACCACTCTTC GATTCGTCGTGGTCAGCAGGTGTACCAGCAAGTATGTGCATCTTGCCACTCCATGTCCCTGATTTCATATCGTGATTTGGTGGGTGTTGCATATACAGAAGAGGAGACCAAGGCTATGGCGGCAGAGATTGAGGTGGTTGATGGACCTAATGATGAGGGTGAGATGTTTACTCGTCCGGGTAAACTCAGTGACCGTTTTCCTCAGCCATATGCGAATGAACAAGCAGCTAGATTTGCTAATGGAGGAGCATATCCTCCAGATTTAAGTCTTATTACAAAA GCTCGTCACAATGGTCAAAACTATGTGTTTGCTCTTTTAACTGGTTATCGTGATCCTCCTGCTGGTGTTTCG ATCCGAGAGGGTTTGCACTACAATCCTTACTTTCCTGGGGGAGCTATTGCCATGCCAAAGATGCTCATTGATGGTGCTGTTGAGTATGAAGATGGTACCCCTGCAACAGAAGCTCAG ATGGGAAAAGATGTTGTGTCGTTTTTGTCATGGGCTGCAGAACCAGAAATGGAAGAGAGGAAACTG ATGGGTTTTAAGTGGATATTTGTACTTTCCTTGGCGTTGCTTCAAGCTGCATATTACCGGCGTTTGAAGTGGTCTGTTCTCAAGTCTCGCAAGCTGGTTCTTGATGTTGTCAATTAG
- the LOC7460051 gene encoding CEN-like protein 2, whose amino-acid sequence MANLSDPLVVGRVIGDVIDYFTPNVKMTVTYNSNKQVYNGHELFPSAVTHKPKVEVHGGDMRSFFTLIMTDPDVPGPSDPYLREHLHWIVTDIPGTTDATFGREVVNYEMPRPNIGIHRFVYLLFRQKGRQTVSTPSSRDKFNTRKFAEENELDLPVAAVFFNAQRETAARRR is encoded by the exons aTGGCAAATCTGTCGGATCCTCTTGTGGTTGGGAGAGTGATTGGAGATGTAATTGATTATTTCACTCCAAATGTGAAAATGACTGTCACTTATAACTCCAACAAGCAGGTTTATAATGGCCATGAGCTTTTCCCATCTGCTGTCACTCATAAACCTAAAGTTGAGGTCCATGGTGGTGATATGAGATCTTTTTTCACCCTG ATCATGACAGACCCAGATGTTCCAGGACCTAGTGATCCATACCTGAGGGAGCACCTACACtg GATAGTAACTGATATCCCAGGCACCACAGATGCCACATTCG GAAGGGAAGTGGTGAACTATGAGATGCCAAGGCCTAACATCGGGATCCACAGGTTTGTTTACCTTCTTTTCAGGCAGAAAGGAAGACAAACAGTGAGCACACCATCCTCAAGGGACAAATTTAACACGAGGAAATTTGCTGAAGAAAATGAGCTTGACCTGCCGGTAGCAGCTGTCTTCTTCAATGCTCAAAGGGAAACAGCTGCAAGGAGACGTTGA
- the LOC7474905 gene encoding uncharacterized protein LOC7474905 has translation MFTKAVIVLLISLLVWTYQTIIQPPPPNICGLPGGPPVTSPRIKLSDGRYLAYRERGVAKEKSEFKIIMVHGFDNSKDMALVASQELILELRIYFLSFDRAGYGESDPNPNRSVKSDTFDIQELADKLQLGSNFYVLGISMGGYPTWGCLKYIPNRLAGAALVVPIVNYWWPSIPCHLSREAYKRQLQRDQWKLRIAHYVPGLLYWWMSQKWFPSSSYVEIVPEVYGNRDKQILKMMSGTLTHNQTMIRQQGVFESLHRDLMVGFGSWDFDPMELSNPFPHNESFIHIWQGFEDPLVPVKLQRYVCRKLQWIRYHEVTDGGHLIMYDTNLFEAILRELLLPSGV, from the exons ATGTTTACCAAGGCAGTGATTGTGTTGTTGATTAGTCTTCTGGTATGGACTTATCAGACTATAATACAGCCTCCCCCTCCGAATATTTGTGGACTTCCAGGTGGTCCTCCTGTTACTTCTCCTCGAATCAAACTCAGCGATGGAAGGTATCTAGCTTACAGAGAGAGAGGGGTTGCCAAAGAGAAATCTGAATTCAAAATCATCATGGTTCATGGCTTTGACAACTCCAAGGACATGGCTCTTGTAGCCTCTCAG GAACTAATTCTTGAGTTGAGGATATATTTTCTCTCCTTCGACCGCGCAGGGTACGGAGAGAGTGATCCGAATCCAAATCGCTCGGTAAAGAGTGACACATTTGATATTCAAGAGCTTGCAGACAAATTACAGCTAGGATCAAATTTCTATGTGCTTGGAATCTCCATGGGAGGCTATCCCACTTGGGGATGCCTCAAATATATACCAAACAG GCTAGCAGGTGCAGCTCTTGTGGTTCCAATTGTCAATTACTGGTGGCCTTCCATTCCTTGTCATCTATCCAGGGAGGCCTACAAGAGACAACTTCAGCGAGACCAATGGAAACTTCGGATAGCCCATTACGTTCCTGGACTACTATACTGGTGGATGAGCCAGAAATGGTTCCCGTCATCTTCTTATGTGGAGATAGTGCCAGAAGTATATGGCAATAGAGACAAACAAATCTTGAAGATGATGTCAGGAACATTGACTCATAATCAG ACAATGATAAGACAACAAGGTGTTTTTGAATCTCTTCATCGAGACCTGATGGTGGGTTTTGGAAGTTGGGATTTCGATCCTATGGAACTAAGTAATCCATTCCCACACAATGAGAGTTTTATTCACATCTGGCAAGGTTTTGAGGATCCATTAGTGCCAGTTAAACTCCAGCGATATGTTTGCAGGAAGCTGCAGTGGATTCGCTATCATGAAGTCACTGATGGAGGACACCTGATCATGTATGACACTAATTTGTTTGAAGCCATCCTGAGGGAACTCTTGCTTCCCTCCGGTGTATGA